In Fusarium pseudograminearum CS3096 chromosome 3, whole genome shotgun sequence, a genomic segment contains:
- the TRI15 gene encoding TRI15: MTSLSTTPTVLEDTTPLNQDITETPKQPEEVPSFTPGQCLFCSTSSPTLEESMVHMQKSHGLFVPQQDHLTVDLETFVRYLHLVIFNYRECLYCETSRSTVQAVQQHMTGKGHCKFDLSEDSEFADFYDFYQTEDELSEGYVNEDGSRKDLDRKPLQVDQDSMRLPSGRLISKKLSAQAEPSLFQARRRLRTLAPQLEYTPGEAGNAGEAGDEADTSTNVPIPDTQVLTRREKRQKATATHQLANMSASDRTALMHLSSSEQRALITTNHKFAEKVQKEENKSQRRLDRKGNKNLYAYWNTETPVYQCG; encoded by the coding sequence ATGACCTCCCTATCAACAACCCCCACCGTCCTCGAGGACACCACTCCTCTAAACCAGGACATCacagaaacaccaaaacaacCAGAGGAAGTCCCATCATTCACACCCGGTCAATGTCTCTTTTGCTCCACATCATCGCCTACTCTTGAAGAAAGCATGGTCCATATGCAAAAGTCACACGGCCTATTCGTACCACAGCAAGATCATCTCACTGTCGACCTTGAGACCTTCGTCAGATATTTACATCTCGTTATCTTCAATTATCGCGAATGTCTTTACTGCGAAACATCACGGTCAACAGTTCAAGCTGTCCAGCAACATATGACAGGCAAGGGCCACTGCAAGTTTGACTTGTCAGAAGATTCAGAGTTTGCCGACTTTTACGACTTTTATCAGACTGAAGATGAGCTATCAGAGGGTTATGTCAATGAAGATGGCAGCAGGAAAGATCTCGATCGCAAGCCATTGCAAGTAGATCAAGATTCGATGCGCCTACCCTCCGGAAGACTCATCTCCAAAAAGTTATCAGCACAGGCAGAGCCATCTCTATTTCAAGCACGTCGTCGACTGCGCACATTAGCGCCTCAGTTAGAGTATACTCCTGGTGAAGCTGGTAATGCTGGcgaggctggtgatgagGCCGATACAAGTACCAACGTTCCTATCCCCGACACTCAAGTGTTGACCAGACGCGAAAAACGACAAAAGGCTACTGCCACACATCAGCTCGCGAATATGAGCGCCAGTGATCGCACCGCTCTGATGCATTTGTCTTCATCTGAACAACGAGCACTCATAACTACAAACCATAAGTTTGCAGAAAAGGTCCAAAAGGAGGAGAATAAAAGTCAGCGACGACTTGATAGGAAGGGGAACAAGAACTTGTATGCTTATTGGAATACTGAGACACCAGTGTATCAGTGTGGTTAG